The following proteins come from a genomic window of Anaerobutyricum hallii:
- a CDS encoding protease complex subunit PrcB family protein has protein sequence MPHRLQKIIEDRKNRPGTFAYKNSKYTYLVVCYGEKPYSGYSIRIEECWKDKEQLYLKTQLIGPSAGEEIIETRTCPFLVVRCERTEQLCRIES, from the coding sequence ATGCCGCACCGTCTGCAGAAAATAATAGAAGACCGGAAAAATCGTCCGGGAACATTTGCATATAAAAATTCAAAATATACCTATCTGGTAGTCTGTTATGGTGAAAAGCCATACAGTGGTTACAGCATTCGCATTGAAGAATGTTGGAAAGATAAAGAACAGCTCTATCTTAAGACACAGCTGATCGGACCATCGGCGGGAGAAGAAATCATAGAAACACGAACCTGTCCTTTTTTAGTTGTCCGGTGTGAACGGACAGAACAGTTATGCCGTATAGAATCCTGA
- a CDS encoding DUF3794 and LysM peptidoglycan-binding domain-containing protein encodes MKVEKKAVRSGILKLEKNVQITLDEDMNVPDTRPDVEKIIESRGEVHIDEIEVLTDRLRLRGNFLVQILYLSTDPEQQISCMEHDFAIEEFMNVEGAESSDIAKVTADLEDLTISIINSRKCGVRSVIYFHIAISEMKFVECTTGIEKKENVQCLYESPSMTEIIMNKKDIQRIKATVSLPAGKPNIREILWNSTQLRDVDIRMLENKLAIRGSVFLFVLYQAEEGKEPVQYYDWEIPFTNELECADSQENLIGNIAVLLGNHQVTIKPDIDGEPRDIEMEVVLDLDLKAYHEFKMPLLKDMYANNRKLKLKTSPIQFENLIFQNNAKTKVSQRVEAATGEIHKLLQVLNVEGNVRIEDFHFAKQGIATEGLIFCNVLYIAGDDTAPIQSKEVVIPFEYLVEIPEVMESDRCEIRGVLEQIGGYVVDSNELEIRAVAGIYVTGFSPQTMYMIDEVEEIPYTEEEISKIPSITGYIVKEGDTLWNIAKHYGTTIEKMKQYNENLTEPLESGQKIFLLKEMENLVI; translated from the coding sequence ATGAAGGTAGAGAAAAAAGCAGTTCGTTCCGGTATTTTAAAATTAGAAAAAAATGTGCAGATTACACTGGACGAAGATATGAACGTGCCGGATACCCGGCCAGATGTGGAGAAAATTATCGAGAGCAGGGGAGAAGTACATATTGATGAAATTGAGGTGTTAACAGATCGTCTGCGCCTGCGGGGAAACTTCCTCGTGCAGATACTGTATCTAAGCACAGATCCGGAGCAGCAGATTTCCTGCATGGAACATGACTTTGCCATTGAAGAATTTATGAATGTAGAAGGCGCAGAGAGCAGCGATATCGCCAAAGTAACAGCAGATCTTGAAGACCTGACAATCTCCATTATCAATTCCAGAAAATGCGGTGTCCGTTCCGTTATATATTTTCACATTGCCATCTCCGAAATGAAATTTGTCGAATGTACAACGGGAATCGAAAAAAAGGAAAATGTCCAGTGCCTGTATGAATCTCCTTCCATGACAGAAATTATCATGAATAAAAAAGACATTCAGCGGATTAAAGCAACGGTCAGCCTCCCGGCAGGCAAGCCAAATATCCGGGAAATTCTGTGGAATTCGACTCAGCTTCGAGATGTGGATATCCGAATGTTAGAAAACAAACTCGCGATTCGGGGAAGCGTTTTTCTCTTTGTTCTGTATCAGGCAGAAGAAGGAAAAGAACCAGTACAGTATTATGACTGGGAAATCCCATTTACTAACGAATTAGAATGTGCAGACAGCCAGGAAAATCTTATAGGAAATATTGCCGTTCTTCTTGGAAACCATCAGGTGACGATCAAGCCGGATATTGACGGAGAACCACGCGATATAGAAATGGAAGTCGTTTTAGATCTTGATTTGAAAGCATATCACGAATTTAAAATGCCGCTTCTCAAAGATATGTATGCAAATAATCGGAAATTAAAATTAAAAACCAGCCCAATTCAGTTTGAAAACCTCATTTTCCAGAACAATGCAAAAACAAAAGTAAGCCAGCGGGTAGAAGCGGCAACAGGAGAAATTCATAAATTATTACAAGTCCTTAATGTAGAAGGAAATGTACGGATCGAAGACTTTCATTTTGCGAAACAGGGCATTGCCACCGAAGGACTCATATTCTGCAACGTGCTTTACATAGCAGGAGACGATACCGCTCCGATACAGTCAAAAGAAGTTGTGATACCATTTGAATATCTAGTAGAAATCCCCGAAGTAATGGAATCCGACCGCTGCGAAATCCGGGGAGTATTAGAACAGATCGGCGGTTACGTCGTAGACAGCAACGAATTAGAAATCCGCGCAGTTGCCGGAATTTATGTCACCGGATTCTCACCACAGACAATGTACATGATCGATGAGGTAGAGGAAATTCCATACACAGAAGAAGAAATCTCTAAAATCCCATCCATTACCGGCTATATCGTAAAAGAAGGCGATACCCTCTGGAATATTGCAAAACATTACGGAACAACAATCGAAAAAATGAAACAATATAATGAAAATCTGACAGAACCACTCGAAAGCGGGCAGAAAATATTTTTGCTGAAAGAAATGGAGAATTTGGTGATTTAA